In Bacteroides cellulosilyticus, the genomic stretch AAGCTCTTGAAATAGTTCCTTTTTATCGATATTGGGGAAATGGAGAACATTATTTTGCGCAAGAGTATGCCCCAAAATTATGGTATGACCAATATACTTATGAACAAGTAGCATGCTATTTGTTAGCAAAGCAACAAAATGGAAGTGTACCTCTAAACCGATACTGGGGTGACGGAGAACATTATTATACTTTAGACTCAACGCCAACCTTATTAAACGGAAAATATAAACTTGAAGGAGTTGTTGGATACATTTATAGAAATCAAGTACCAGGTACTGTTCCTTTATACGTCTATTGGGGAAATGGTGAGCATCACTATGACTTACAATATGCACCTAAATTATGGTATGGTCAATATAAATATGAAGGAATTACTGGATACGTATACCCCATCAACGATTAGTTTGCAATAAATAAGAAACACCCTAAAAGTTTCCTAAAATAAAATACGCCCCAGTTCATGCCAGGGGAGGTTTCTTAAAATAAATTCATACAAGTTTACAACTCTTATGTCTTTTTACCTTCCACTTAATCGGGGATATTCTCAAAAGCCACAAAGTTAAAGCCAACTAATTCATTGGGAGTTAGCTGGCTTTTTGTATCTTTAGATATTTCCCAAACAACACTGTTTGATATAAAATGTCTTTATTATTAAAGCAAAATACATTAATTGTATCCACAAATATTTTATCTTTGCCAAATTAAGGTCAAAGTACTGTTTAGGCTCATTTATAGACTAACAATATAAATGATATATCTAAGTTTACATTTGACATGTCTGACCCAATTACAACCATTACATTTAAGTAACCCAGTTTAAAACAATACGATATGATTCGAAGCTTAAAAAACTATTTCGAAAGAAAAAATGAATTCTATACTGAAAGTCTGGAGTCCAGTTATACAAATTGGAACATTTTAGAACGTAAAGATTTATATCTCAAAAAAATATCAGATCTTCAAAGAGAACAATCATCTCAGTTACTTGCTGAAAGAACTATTTTCCACGCTTACTGGCATGGAACCTTTGGTATCAAGCAAGCTTTCTCTATTAAAAGTCTGTTGTGTACACAAAATATGGAAAGTATAGAAATATGGCTATGGTTGGACTCAGAAAATGGATATACACAAATCGAGAGCAACTCATATCTACAAGAACTAAAAGGTCACATAAAAATATTGTCGTGGAACGTTGAAGACGAAATTAGTGATACTCCCTTTTCCAAAATTAAGACATATATTAATGCCCCCAAGAATCTTGCAGCCAAGGGGGACGATTTTCGAATTATCTCTCTTTACAAATATGGAGGTTTATATTTCGATCTTGATGTTATGTTTTTGAAAGACTTCACTCCCCTATTAAAAGGCCATGAGTTTGTCTATGCATGGGAATACCAATCATATGCCAACAGTGCCATTCTATATTTACGCAAGAATAGCTATATAACTAATTACTTAGCAAAGAAATTACAAAAAAGGAAAGCAGCAATGCCTTGGGTACTATTCAATTACAAAGATAAGAAATTAGAAAATCTAAGAAATTACCCTTGCGCTTTCTTTGATCCACTATGGGGAGGATATTGTGAGGGAATGCCTTTTAGAGAATTCTCTGACTTCTTTAGGGAATTCGACAAAGATTATGCCAAAGATCCCAATATCAATAGTTACAAAGATTTCTTTCCGGGGGCATTCGCATATCATTGGCACAATAAGTGGGATGCTAAAGAGGTTGAAAACTCATATTTTGGCCTATTCAATCATGAATTTAACAATATATTTACACTTCTACATTAATATATTTCAAATATAATATTTACGTTTCTTAAAAGTGAATATCCCTTATCTTTTTTAAGAACTCTTTTATCAACATAGATTTAGGTCGCAATTACACTATTATCATTGGATATTTTTATATCTTTGTTCTTTGAATATAATTAAGATATGTTTTATTTATAGTATTAAACATCTTTATAAGACATGTACTTCAGCTTTATCTAAATAAAAATATTCTAAAAACGAATTTATCCATGAAACTCAGAATATTCAGAAGAAACAAGAAACGTCACTTTCTCTACTCCCTATTTAATAGAAAATGGGTATATATTTCATATATTCCCGATGTATATTACAATAAAAATAATATAAAATACATGCTATCTCACCAGAATAAAAGAGAAGCGCTAGTTGTTGGCAATATATTTTACAGTTTAGGATATAATGTTAAGATTGCACTTTTCAATGCCCCTGAAGAATGCGATACTCGAAAGTATGATATCATATTTGGTTTAGAACCAAACTTCATAACCATGAGCCAAAGAAATCCCCAAGCTCTTAAAATATACTATGCGACAGGAGCTTATTGGAAACATCAACTCACAATGGTAAAAAACAGGACAGACCTATTTAATACAAAACATGGAACACATTTACCATATTCGCGTTTAGTGGATGCGCATAACAGTTGCGAGATAGCTGACGTTATTTTTCAAATAGGAAGCTCATTTACTATCCAAACATATCCTTCCAAATTGCAGAGCAAAATTAATATAATTAATCAGTCTAGCAATTTTGTTCAAGAGTGTGCTCTAAAACATAAATTGCAAAGTGTCTCAATGAAGGATTTCATGTGGTTTGGCTCTAGTGGAAGTATTTTGAAAGGTTTAGATTTAGTTTTAGAGTATTTCATAGAGAACCCCCAATACAATTTGCATGTAGTCGGACCACTTGATGAGGAATTCATAAGGTTCTATCAAAAGCAAATAGAAAAATGCCTCAATATAACATTTTACAATTTTCTCGATACCAGCTCCAAAGAGTTCATGGACTTAGCCTATCTTTGTGCTTTCAATATCTTTCCATCTGGTAGTGAAGGCTGCCCTGGCTCCGTCATAACTTTAATGCAAATGGGTGTCATCCCTATCACCTCTCAATGGGGAGCAATAGACCAAATAGAACATTACGGATATCTGTTACCTGAGTTATCCGTTGAAGCTATAAGCAAGGCCATTGAATGGGGAGTTACACTTCCCCAGGAAGAGTTCCATAAAATTATAGAGGAAAACATATCATATTCAAAAAATACTTGGAATTTAAAACGATTTGAGAATGAATTCCGCTCTCTATTACTAACATTTATAGAAAAAAGTAATCAAAAAGCATGAATCAACCATATATCTTGTACGATTCTCAGATATTTGATTATCAGATATTCGGAGGTATCTCACGATATTTCTGTGAAATAATCCCCAGAATGAATATCACATTCGATATATCTGTACGATATTCTGAAAATATCTATTTGAAAGAATCTAAACTGTGCAAGCATCGCCTGCCTATTCCAAAGTGGATATTCAATAAGTACAAAAATAAACTTCTCCAGAAGAATAGAAAATTCTCCGAGCACATGCTTAGATCATCTTCTGAATATTTGCTGCATGCAACTTATTATGAACCATACTTCCTTGACTGGATAGGAAATAACCCTTATGTCATTACCGTACATGACATGATCTATGAAAAGTT encodes the following:
- a CDS encoding glycosyltransferase, yielding MIRSLKNYFERKNEFYTESLESSYTNWNILERKDLYLKKISDLQREQSSQLLAERTIFHAYWHGTFGIKQAFSIKSLLCTQNMESIEIWLWLDSENGYTQIESNSYLQELKGHIKILSWNVEDEISDTPFSKIKTYINAPKNLAAKGDDFRIISLYKYGGLYFDLDVMFLKDFTPLLKGHEFVYAWEYQSYANSAILYLRKNSYITNYLAKKLQKRKAAMPWVLFNYKDKKLENLRNYPCAFFDPLWGGYCEGMPFREFSDFFREFDKDYAKDPNINSYKDFFPGAFAYHWHNKWDAKEVENSYFGLFNHEFNNIFTLLH
- a CDS encoding glycosyltransferase, whose product is MKLRIFRRNKKRHFLYSLFNRKWVYISYIPDVYYNKNNIKYMLSHQNKREALVVGNIFYSLGYNVKIALFNAPEECDTRKYDIIFGLEPNFITMSQRNPQALKIYYATGAYWKHQLTMVKNRTDLFNTKHGTHLPYSRLVDAHNSCEIADVIFQIGSSFTIQTYPSKLQSKINIINQSSNFVQECALKHKLQSVSMKDFMWFGSSGSILKGLDLVLEYFIENPQYNLHVVGPLDEEFIRFYQKQIEKCLNITFYNFLDTSSKEFMDLAYLCAFNIFPSGSEGCPGSVITLMQMGVIPITSQWGAIDQIEHYGYLLPELSVEAISKAIEWGVTLPQEEFHKIIEENISYSKNTWNLKRFENEFRSLLLTFIEKSNQKA